One genomic window of Rhizomicrobium sp. includes the following:
- a CDS encoding enoyl-CoA hydratase-related protein produces the protein MADYEFCKVEREGRLTVVTLNRPEVMNALHGPAHAELAEVFDAFAADPEQWVAIVTGAGGRAFSAGNDLKVTAAGGGSAGTVLPRHPSGFGGLVSRFDLDKPLIAAVNGIAMGGGFEIALACDIILAADTAVFALPEPRVGLAALAGGLHRLPREIGAKRALGMILTGRRVGAAEGKELGFVNEVVPAAELMTRAKALATQIMELSPMSVRASKEAVYRGLNEASIADALKNQGTYPAVAAMFRSEDLREGPKAFAEKRAPQWKGK, from the coding sequence ATGGCGGATTACGAATTCTGCAAGGTCGAGCGGGAGGGGCGGCTGACGGTCGTCACCCTGAACCGTCCGGAGGTGATGAACGCGCTGCACGGCCCGGCCCATGCCGAGCTGGCGGAGGTGTTCGACGCCTTCGCCGCCGATCCGGAACAATGGGTGGCGATCGTGACCGGCGCGGGCGGGCGCGCCTTTTCCGCCGGCAACGACCTGAAGGTCACCGCGGCCGGCGGCGGCAGCGCCGGAACCGTCCTGCCGCGCCATCCGAGCGGCTTCGGCGGCCTCGTCTCGCGGTTCGATCTCGACAAGCCGCTGATCGCGGCGGTGAACGGCATCGCGATGGGCGGCGGCTTCGAGATCGCGCTGGCCTGCGACATCATCCTGGCGGCGGACACCGCCGTGTTCGCCTTGCCCGAGCCGCGTGTCGGCTTGGCGGCGCTGGCCGGCGGCCTGCACCGGCTGCCGCGCGAGATCGGCGCCAAGCGGGCGCTCGGCATGATCCTGACCGGACGGCGGGTCGGCGCGGCGGAAGGCAAGGAACTCGGCTTCGTCAACGAGGTCGTTCCGGCGGCGGAGCTGATGACGCGGGCCAAGGCGCTGGCGACGCAGATCATGGAGCTGTCGCCGATGTCGGTGCGCGCCTCCAAAGAGGCGGTCTATCGCGGGCTGAACGAGGCTTCGATCGCCGACGCGCTCAAGAACCAGGGCACCTATCCGGCGGTGGCGGCGATGTTCCGGAGCGAGGACCTGCGCGAGGGGCCCAAGGCCTTTGCCGAGAAGCGCGCACCGCAATGGAAGGGCAAGTAG
- a CDS encoding M1 family aminopeptidase, whose protein sequence is MHRIGRAAGLALLAVVLCLSGCGKAPEKHAAGRKGVSLGGEAVPLGKLPRDAVPERYRVALRIDPRTDRFAGHVEIDVLFPKPRRALFLHGQDLNVSGVTVRLKSGQSFAAHYDQVDPSGVARLIFVDKVPAGEATLIFDYDAPFNRSLSGLYKVVDRGDSYAFTQFESTDARRAFPSFDEPGFKTPFDVTVIAPKGMRVIGNTPIVAAAPAAHGMVDTVFQTTRPLPTYLVALAVGPLDVVDGGTAPPNAYRAHPLHIRGITARGNGKRIAYALALTPKIVVALENYFGIGYPFQKLDILAVPDFAAGAMENAGAITFRERLLLIDPDSSLDQKRGSLTVQAHELAHQWFGDLVTPAWWDDIWLNESFANWAEYKASSAVLPEMDFSTDTLRGGLDVMDLDELPSARQIHQPIGNTDDLANAFDAITYDKGASVLRMFENYVGPQDWQRGIHAYLTKFARGNATARDFIGTIAATTGHPEIVAAFGDFIDRSGVPLLKVAPSCTPPTLSFAQSAYAPFGFAAPLRTWRVPVCALDGASRACRIGEGARFTLPLTGACTEMALPNADGAGYYHFALDEADWRKQIALAPKLDAAAQITLLGNIFAGLRDGQARAADAFDLVHALAPTARWDVLRSLVKRLQPLRQSLAPADLPAYRAFLSRNFLARFKAAGVSPKKSEKPADAFARAALATLLVTEAHDHDAIAMLALPIAVSQAPGEGRWQSLAPEVRAEALRAALLSDKGFADALIAIFQTTNQEQVRRDVVYAFAGSDDPAVVGKLLALAPAKMRIGELRYLSEFMPEETVAREALWSYVGAHFDAFAQRVSLRGMGNMAGILRGACDAGAHTQTEVFLQDKLGGALGVARRAAHTEEQIDRCVALRKNAGADIAAALAVAK, encoded by the coding sequence ATGCACAGAATCGGGCGCGCCGCCGGGCTCGCGCTCCTGGCCGTCGTTTTGTGCCTTTCCGGCTGCGGCAAGGCGCCGGAGAAGCATGCCGCGGGGCGCAAGGGCGTCTCGCTCGGCGGCGAGGCCGTGCCGCTCGGAAAACTGCCGCGCGATGCCGTGCCGGAGCGCTACCGCGTCGCGCTCCGCATCGATCCGCGGACCGACCGCTTCGCCGGCCATGTCGAGATCGACGTGCTGTTCCCCAAGCCCCGGCGCGCGCTCTTCCTGCACGGCCAGGACCTGAACGTCTCGGGCGTGACGGTGCGGCTGAAATCGGGGCAGAGTTTCGCGGCGCATTACGACCAGGTCGATCCGTCCGGCGTGGCGCGGCTCATCTTCGTCGACAAGGTGCCGGCCGGCGAGGCGACGCTGATCTTCGATTATGACGCGCCGTTCAACCGCTCGCTGTCGGGACTCTACAAGGTCGTCGATCGCGGCGATTCCTATGCCTTCACCCAGTTCGAATCGACCGACGCGCGCCGCGCCTTCCCCTCGTTCGACGAGCCGGGCTTCAAGACGCCGTTCGACGTGACCGTGATCGCGCCCAAGGGCATGCGGGTCATCGGCAACACGCCGATCGTCGCCGCCGCGCCGGCCGCGCACGGCATGGTCGACACCGTGTTCCAGACGACGAGGCCCCTGCCGACCTATCTCGTCGCGCTGGCGGTCGGCCCGCTCGACGTGGTCGACGGCGGCACCGCGCCGCCCAACGCCTATCGCGCGCACCCGCTGCACATCCGCGGCATCACCGCCCGCGGCAACGGCAAGCGCATCGCCTATGCGCTGGCGCTGACGCCCAAGATCGTCGTCGCGCTCGAGAATTATTTCGGCATCGGCTATCCGTTCCAGAAGCTCGACATCCTGGCGGTGCCGGATTTCGCGGCCGGGGCGATGGAGAACGCCGGCGCCATCACCTTCCGCGAGCGCCTCCTGCTCATCGATCCGGATTCCTCGCTCGACCAGAAACGCGGCAGCCTGACGGTGCAGGCGCACGAACTGGCGCATCAATGGTTCGGCGATCTGGTCACGCCGGCCTGGTGGGACGACATCTGGCTGAACGAATCCTTCGCCAATTGGGCGGAATACAAGGCGTCTTCGGCGGTGCTGCCGGAGATGGATTTCTCGACCGACACGCTGCGCGGCGGCCTCGACGTGATGGATCTCGACGAACTGCCTTCGGCGCGGCAGATCCATCAGCCGATCGGCAACACCGACGATCTCGCCAATGCCTTCGACGCGATCACCTACGACAAGGGTGCGTCGGTGCTGCGCATGTTCGAGAATTATGTCGGGCCGCAGGACTGGCAGCGCGGCATCCATGCCTATCTGACGAAATTCGCGCGCGGCAACGCGACGGCGCGCGACTTCATCGGCACCATCGCCGCGACCACGGGACATCCCGAGATCGTGGCGGCGTTCGGCGATTTCATCGACCGTTCGGGCGTGCCGCTGCTGAAGGTCGCGCCGAGCTGTACGCCGCCGACGCTCAGCTTCGCGCAGTCGGCCTATGCGCCGTTCGGATTCGCCGCGCCGCTACGGACCTGGCGCGTGCCGGTCTGCGCGCTGGACGGCGCGTCGCGCGCGTGCCGGATCGGGGAGGGCGCGCGTTTCACGCTGCCCCTGACGGGCGCCTGCACCGAGATGGCGCTGCCGAACGCCGATGGTGCGGGCTACTACCATTTCGCCCTGGACGAAGCCGATTGGCGCAAGCAGATCGCGCTGGCACCCAAGCTGGACGCCGCGGCCCAGATCACGCTGCTGGGCAACATCTTCGCCGGCCTGCGCGACGGCCAGGCCCGCGCGGCCGATGCGTTCGACCTCGTCCACGCGCTGGCGCCGACCGCGCGCTGGGACGTGCTGCGCAGCCTGGTCAAGCGGCTCCAGCCGCTGCGCCAAAGCCTCGCGCCGGCCGATCTTCCCGCCTATCGCGCGTTCCTCAGCCGCAACTTCCTGGCGCGCTTCAAGGCGGCTGGCGTTTCGCCGAAGAAGAGCGAGAAGCCGGCGGACGCCTTCGCCCGGGCAGCCCTCGCGACCTTGCTCGTCACCGAGGCGCACGATCACGACGCCATCGCGATGCTGGCGCTGCCGATCGCGGTGTCGCAGGCGCCGGGCGAGGGGCGGTGGCAGTCCCTGGCGCCGGAAGTGCGCGCCGAGGCGCTGCGGGCGGCGCTGTTGTCCGACAAGGGCTTTGCCGACGCGCTGATCGCGATATTCCAGACCACGAACCAGGAACAGGTGCGGCGCGACGTCGTCTATGCCTTCGCCGGCAGCGACGATCCGGCGGTGGTCGGCAAGCTCCTGGCGCTGGCGCCCGCGAAGATGCGGATCGGCGAACTGCGCTATCTGAGCGAATTCATGCCGGAGGAGACGGTGGCGCGCGAGGCGCTGTGGTCCTATGTCGGGGCGCATTTCGATGCCTTCGCGCAGCGCGTGAGCCTGCGCGGCATGGGCAACATGGCGGGCATCCTTCGGGGCGCCTGCGATGCCGGCGCGCACACCCAGACCGAGGTGTTCCTGCAGGACAAGCTTGGCGGCGCGCTGGGCGTGGCGCGGCGAGCGGCGCACACCGAAGAACAGATCGACCGCTGCGTCGCGCTGCGCAAGAACGCCGGCGCCGACATCGCCGCGGCGCTGGCGGTGGCGAAGTAG
- a CDS encoding DUF2306 domain-containing protein, whose amino-acid sequence MTLEPLLHTPPAVQIHVATVVPAFLIGTFLIFVSRKGSALHRAFGYLYLVLMSVTAVTTLFVHQLMPHSPFWGLSPIHLLVPLTLFAVVGALRGAWTHNVALHKRAMIGLYVGGMLIAGALTFLPGRIMHAVAFGG is encoded by the coding sequence ATGACCTTGGAGCCGCTGCTGCATACGCCGCCGGCCGTGCAGATTCATGTCGCCACCGTCGTTCCGGCCTTCCTGATCGGCACTTTCCTGATTTTCGTCAGCCGCAAGGGCTCGGCGCTGCATCGCGCGTTCGGCTATCTCTACCTCGTGCTGATGAGCGTCACGGCGGTCACGACCTTGTTCGTCCACCAGCTCATGCCCCATAGCCCGTTCTGGGGCTTGAGCCCGATCCATCTCCTGGTGCCGCTGACGCTGTTCGCCGTGGTCGGCGCGCTGCGCGGCGCCTGGACGCACAATGTCGCCCTGCACAAGCGCGCGATGATCGGGCTCTATGTCGGCGGCATGCTGATCGCGGGAGCGCTCACCTTCCTGCCCGGCCGCATCATGCACGCGGTTGCATTCGGCGGCTGA
- a CDS encoding FkbM family methyltransferase: protein MNPLLKHRLRIAVGWFGLRFRETLPLHASKSEFCRHLKALGFEPEWVIDVGVADGTLDIYTNFPKARYLLVEPMSEFSGALRWISEHYRADVEPVAAGGSESTLTIHYSPQLADMHGATLAESSNSEAASNSRNVAVRRLDALAREHKIAGTILLKIDTQGTELQVLDGASGILDQVEVAILEVSLFNFGLKQPVLHEVVSYMAERGFVAYDMFDGWGRPLDGALGQVDIAFVKENGRFRRDQRYAEPSKRKSPVLRAMNWMRHILKV from the coding sequence ATGAACCCACTACTTAAGCACAGACTGAGGATCGCCGTCGGATGGTTTGGGCTTCGTTTTCGCGAAACGCTGCCGCTTCATGCATCGAAGTCCGAGTTCTGTCGCCACCTGAAAGCTCTCGGCTTCGAGCCGGAATGGGTCATCGACGTCGGCGTCGCCGATGGGACCTTAGACATCTACACCAACTTTCCAAAGGCACGTTATCTGCTGGTAGAGCCGATGAGCGAGTTCTCCGGCGCACTTCGGTGGATAAGCGAGCACTATAGGGCCGACGTCGAGCCGGTCGCTGCGGGCGGATCGGAATCGACTTTGACGATACACTACAGCCCGCAATTGGCGGATATGCACGGCGCCACGTTGGCGGAAAGCTCTAATTCTGAAGCGGCGTCGAATTCCCGAAATGTTGCCGTTCGCCGGCTCGACGCGCTTGCGCGGGAACACAAGATAGCCGGGACGATCCTGCTCAAGATCGACACGCAGGGCACCGAACTGCAGGTTCTCGATGGCGCGAGCGGCATTCTCGACCAAGTCGAGGTCGCGATCCTCGAAGTGTCGCTCTTCAATTTCGGGTTGAAGCAGCCGGTGCTTCACGAGGTGGTCAGCTACATGGCCGAGAGAGGGTTTGTCGCCTATGACATGTTCGACGGCTGGGGCCGTCCGCTCGATGGGGCGCTCGGGCAGGTCGACATCGCTTTTGTCAAGGAAAATGGCCGATTTCGTCGCGATCAGCGCTATGCGGAGCCATCTAAAAGGAAATCGCCGGTGTTGCGGGCCATGAACTGGATGCGACACATCCTAAAGGTCTGA